One genomic window of Bombus fervidus isolate BK054 chromosome 14, iyBomFerv1, whole genome shotgun sequence includes the following:
- the Glcat-p gene encoding glucuronyltransferase P gives MKSSMKMGVVAVIGLFVVFYQYHLSTSVRFDQITDFNTGGSAEDGPVLSQEEVERYVRTSKFTEEMIKSAVRRVQEINGLSPDIASMLVQQLINHLHKNIFELGENNPKIARFEPSRNATSNEQQESSMKLNKTPEPLYIITPTYRRPEQIPELTRMSHTLMLVKNIYWLVIEDATVATKQVTRLLERTGLKFEHLTAPMPEKYKQKKGAKPRGVSNRNRGLQWIRANATNGVFYFADDDNTYDIALFDEIRKTKRVSMFPVGLCTKFGLSSPIIKNEKFVGFYDGWIAGRKFPVDMAGFAVSVKFLLQRPNASMPFKAGYEEDGFLKSLAPFEPKDIEFLADNCTKVLAWHTQTKKNEPSAPLDMKLYGETNLVKLKQQIV, from the exons ATGAAGTCATCCATGAAAATGGGGGTGGTAGCCGTAATAGGTCTGTTCGTGGTGTTCTACCAATATCATTTGTCTACCAGTGTGCGATTCGATCAGATAACTGACTTTAACACGGGCGGATCAGCGGAAGATGGTCCAGTCCTATCCCAGGAAGAAGTAGAACGCTACGTAAGGACGTCGAAATTCACCGAAGAAATG ATCAAAAGCGCTGTGCGCAGAGTTCAAGAGATTAACGGACTTAGTCCAGACATAGCGTCGATGTTAGTGCAACAGCTAATAAATCATTTGCACAAGAATATCTTCGAGCTGGGCGAGAACAATCCGAAGATCGCGCGATTCGAACCTAGTCGAAACGCGACATCGAACGAACAGCAAGAATCATCGATGAAGTTAAACAAAACTCCGGAACCGCTGTACATAATCACGCCGACGTATCGCCGACCAGAACAAATACCCGAGCTCACCAGGATGTCGCACACTTTGATGTTGGTAAAGAACATTTACTGGCTCGTTATCGAGGACGCGACCGTTGCTACCAAACAAGTCACGAGGCTGCTAGAGCGAACAGGATTGAAGTTCGAGCATCTCACTG CTCCAATGCCTGAGAAGTATAAGCAGAAAAAGGGTGCCAAACCACGAGGCGTATCTAATCGAAATCGTGGCTTGCAATGGATCAGAGCGAATGCGACCAATGgcgttttttattttgctgATGACGATAATACCTATGACATAGCTCTTTTTGACGAG atCCGTAAAACGAAACGAGTCTCCATGTTCCCCGTTGGATTATGTACCAAATTTGGTTTAAGTTCTCCCATCATTAAGAACGAGAAGTTCGTTGGATTTTACGACGGTTGGATCGCTGGACGAAAATTCCCGGTCGATATGGCAGGTTTTGCGGTAAGCGTGAAGTTTCTACTTCAGAGGCCGAATGCATCGATGCCGTTTAAGGCCGGCTACGAGGAAGACGGTTTTCTGAAAAGTTTGGCGCCATTCGAACCAAAGGACATCGAATTCTTGGCCGACAACTGCACCAAGGTGCTCGCTTGGCACacgcaaacaaaaaaaaatgaacCAAGTGCGCCCCTTGATATGAAACTATATGGTGAAACGAACCTAGTTAAACTGAAACAACAAATAGTATGA